TTCAGGTCCAGCAATGGAACCAGGGCCGCCAGCGGCAGGGCCGTGGCCGTCATCGCCGCCGCCCCATAGACGAAGCCCCAGACAACGACATAGAGGCCGAAATAGACCCCGGCCCAGTTCAACCGTCCGCCCATCAGGGTCGCCCCCGGCAGACTGGACCATCCGTCGAAGATGGTGCGCCCGGACGACAGGACCCATCGCCCGACGCCTTCGGCCAAGGCGATCTTTAGAACCGCGCCCAGAACTGCCGCCCACAGCAGAGCATAGCCGAACCGCGATCCGGCGATCAGCGTCGCGACCAGGTCACCGGCTCCGACCCCTGTTGCCGCAACCACAATTCCCGGCCCGATCAGGGACAGGCGTTTGGGCGGCACGGCATCGGGCCGGGGATCGGTCAACGCACGCGCTCGTAATAGGCCTGGATCAGGTCCAGACGTTCGGCAAAGGGGATCGGCTTGTCGACCGGTCCGTCATTGGTGAACTCCAGCAGCCGATCAGTTGCTTCCCGGAAGTCCGGCCAAGTGGGCCGGCCCACGCCATTGGGATCGCCGGAGCGGGCAAAAGTCGTCCAGTAGTCGGCCATGGCGGTCGCCGCCCTCTGGTCCCGTTCGCCCATCGGCCAGTTGGTGGTCCACAGATTGTCGAACACATAGGGCCGTTCGGACGCGTGGGTCGCGCCCTCGTGCTGAGGTTCGGGACTGGGGTCGGGCACGACGTCGAAGCGGTAGAGATAGGTTGGATGCCCGGCCCGCGCGTGCAGCCGGGCAAGGTTGCGGGCCGGTTCGTTGAAGGCCAGGTCACTGACCACATGGGCATTGTACCCGGCCTCGCCGCCATAGGCGGCATAAAGGGTCTCGCGCTCCTCAAAGGTCAGGGCGTCGTCGATCTCGCCATAGGGGCTGAGGTCGGTCGGCTTCATCCACCAGAATTCGGCGCTGTTGGTTCCGATCATGAAGGGGACCGGGGCCTGAAGCCCGGCAGCAAAGGCGGGCTCGACATCCCTGGTGACCACTTGTCCGTCGATGACCAGATTGTCTCCGCCGTAGAAACTGGGCGCAGGCGTCAGCAGGGTTTCGGCCGGGATCGCCCGCAGCTGGTCCGCCGTCGTCAGGTTCCAGGCATAGTTCAAGCCGCGATCCTGCAATGACGCACCGCCGATGGCGGAGGGCCGGTCCAGCGGCGTCCCGGTATCGCGTCCCAGGCCGGACTGCACGACCGCGCGATGGAACAGGCCTCTCGCCTTGGGCGAGATCATCAGCCGCGTCACCGCCGCGCCCCCGGCCGATTCTCCGAATACGGTCACATTGGCCGGATCCCCGCCGAAAGCGCCGATATTGTCCCGCACCCATTCCAGCGAGGCGACGATATCCATCATGCCGTAGTTGCCGCCCGGCTCATCCTCGGTCCGCTCGGCCGCCAGGGCCGGGTGGTCGAAAAAGCCCAGCCGTCCCAGCCGGTAATTCACGGTGACCACGACCACGCCGCGCCGCGCCAGATTGCGTCCATCGTAAAGGGTCGCGGTTCCCGATCCGTTGTTCATACCTCCGCCATGGATCCACACCATGACCGGCAGCGGCCCCTCAGCATCAGCGGGTGCCCAGACGTTCAGGGTCAGGCAGTCCTCGCTCATCGGGCCAGGGCCGACACCCGGATCGCCATTGCCGGGGGGCTGGATGCACAGGGCACCATAGGAACCAGCATCGCGTGGCGTCGCCCAGGCCAGCGGCGGCCGCGGCGCGCGCCATCTGAGCGGCCCGACCGGGGGCTCGGCATAGGGTATGCCTTTATAGGCTGCGATGCCGTCCTCGACCCTGCCGACCAGTTCGCCCTGTGCCACGGCGACGATCGGGGGAGCTTCAGGCTCGGGTAAGGGGGACATCAGAACGGCGACCGTCGACAACAAGTTGGCAATGAACATGAGGCCAGACTAGGCGATCGTGAGCGCGTTGCACAAATGCTGGAACCAAAGTTGCGCTTTGGCATTGCGAGACATCGGGCCGTGAGGAGTCACGCGTCCAGCGCGGCGGGGGAATATTGAAAGACCTGGCTAAATCCGGCGCGGTGTCCGCAGATCTTGCGACAGCATTTGACGCTTCACCCAATCCCTATGTGCTGTTGACCCCCGATCTCCGCATCGCAGGGATGAATGACGCCTATCTGGAGGTGACCAACAGTCGGCGCGAGGACATCATCGATCGCCCGCTGTTTGCCGCTTTCGATTCCGGGCCGGGAGAGGAAGCCCCCGAAAACGTCCGCCAGGTGAAGGCCTCGCTCGAGAAGGCCCGCGACACGCGCCAGCGCGACCACCTGGCCCTGGTCCGGTTTTCCATCCCGAAGAAGGGGCCGGACGGGAAGGTGAACTTCGAGGACCGGTACTGGAGCGCCACCCACACGCCGATCCTGGATGCCGAAGGCAAGGTTGCCTATCTGCTGCAGCACACCAACGACATCACCGAACTGGAACGCCTGCGTCGCCAGCACGGCTTGAACGACTCCGAAACGATCAGCGCGCTGGACGCCATGATCGGCGGCAATGTCATGCGCCGCGCCCAGCTGGTGCAGGAGGATAATCGACGGCTGGAGACCGAGCGCAATCGCCTGATCGACCTGTTCATGTCTGCGCCCGGCTTTGTCGCCATTCTCAGCGGTCCAGAGCATGTGTTCGATATGCACAATGCCGCCTATGGCCATCTGATTGGCCGCGGCAGCGTGGTGGGCAAGCCCATTCGCGAAGCGCTGCCGGACGTCGACGGCCAGGGCTATTACGAACTGCTGGACAGCGTCTTCGCCACGGGTGAACCGATCGAAGGTCGCGAGGCCCCGGTCAGTTTCCAGACCAGCGCGGACGGCCCGATCCAGGAACGGTTCGTCAATTTCGCCTACCAGCCGATCCGTGACGCCGACGGCCAGGTGGCTGGTATCTTCGTTCAGGGCCACGACGTCACCGACAGCGTCCTGGCTGCGCAGCGCCAGAAGTTGATGATCGACGAACTGAACCACCGGGTGAAGAACACCCTGGCGACGGTTCAGTCCATTGCCATGCAAACCGCCCGCTCGCACAGCAATCCGGCCTCTTTCGCCGAGACCTTTCAGGCCCGGCTGATGTCCCTGTCGCACACCCATGACCTGCTGACGCGCAGTCATTGGGAAGGGGCCGATCTGAAAGACGTGCTGAAGCATGAGACCGAGGCCCACGGGTGCCACCGGGTCCTGGCCAACGGCCCGCATCTGGCCCTGCCGCCCGCTGCAGCCCTGTCGCTGGGCATGATCTTCCACGAACTGGCCACCAATGCCGCCAAGTACGGGGCCCTGTCGACGACCGATGGCAGGGTGATGGTCGACTGGTCCGTGAGCGAGGCGCCCGAGCGGCGGCTGAACCTGGTCTGGCGCGAGATCGGCGGCCCCGCCGTAAGTCCCCCCGTGCGACGCGGATTCGGCAGTCGACTGATCGAACGCAACGTTCGTCATGATCTGGCGGGCGAGGTGAAACTGAGCTACGCAGCCGAAGGCTTCGAAGCGGAACTTTCGGTTCCACTGACCAAGGGACAGATAAGTTGAGCAATGGCCTGAACGGTCGCCGGGTACTGGTCGTCGAAGACGAATCCCTGGTCGCCATGCTGCTGGAAACGATTCTCGAAGACATGGGGTGCACACCCGTGGGGCCGGCGTCCAGCGTCGCCGAGGGTCTGACCATGGCTGCGGACGAGCCTGAGCTGGACGCTGCCCTGCTGGACGTGAATGTCGCTGGCAGCCAGGTCTTCCCGGTGGCGGCGGCGCTGACGGCGCGCGGCGTGCCCTTCGTCTTTTCGACCGGCTATGGCGAAGGTGGCCTGCCTGACGAATGGCGCGGCCACGCCACGGTGCAGAAGCCCTTCACCGAAGCGGCCATCCGCCAGGCCCTGATGAAGGCCATGGGCGTGGCCGAAGCCTGACCGGCTCGCACGTCTGACACCCTGCGTCACTGTCGCCCGGCGCGATGATTGACCCCCTGCACGTCCCAAGGCTTAGGTGGGCGATCCCTGAACGATAGCGTGTGCCGATGGCCTATAAATCCCTGCGCGACTTCATCGCCATGCTGGAGGCGGAGGGCGAGCTGGTTCGCGTGTCGGAACCGGTGTCCACCGTTCTGGAGATGACCGAGATCCAGACCCGTCTGCTGCGCAATGGCGGGCCGGCGGTGCTGTTTGAAAAACCGGTCATGCCGGACGGCTCCATCAGCCCCATCCCGGCCCTGGCCAATCTGTTCGGCACGGTGAAGCGGGTCGCCATGGGCGTGACGCTGGAAGGCCGGACCCGCACCACGGCCGGCGAACTACGTGAGGTCGGCGAGCTGCTGGCCTTTCTCAAGAACCCGATGCCGCCGCGTGGCCTGCGCGAGGCATTCGACATGCTCCCCCTGGCCAAGACGGTCATGGGAATGCGGCCGAAGGTGGTGAAATCGGCTCCGGTCCAGGACGTCGTGCTGAAGGGTGAACAGATCGACCTGACGGCCCTGCCTGTTCAGACCTGCTGGCCGGGAGAGCCCGCACCGCTGATCACCTGGGGATTGGTCGTGACCAAGGGCCCGGGCGAAGACCGCGAGGACGACTTCAACCTGGGCATCTATCGGATGCAGGTGCTGGGCAAGGACAAGGCCATCATGCGCTGGCTGGCCCATCGCGGCGGGGCCCAGCACTATGCCCGGCACAAGAAGGCCGGCAAGCGCGAGCCCCTCCCCTGTGCCGTCGTTCTGGGAGCCGATCCCGGAACCATCCTGGCCGCCGTCACGCCGGTACCGGACACCCTGTCGGAATATCAGTTCGCCGGCCTGATGCGCGGGGCCAAGGCCGAACTGGTCCCCTGCAAGACCGTGCCCCTGATGGTCCCGGCCCAGGCCGAAATCGTATTGGAGGGCCACGTCCTGCTGGACGAGCACGCCGAGGAAGGCCCCTACGGCGACCACACCGGCTATTACAACTCGGTCGAGACCTTCCCGGTCTTTCAGGTCAGCGCAATCACGATGCGCCGCGACCCCCTCTATCTGACCACCTTTACCGGCCGCCCGCCGGACGAGCCCAGTGTGCTGGGCGAGGCCCTGAACGAAGTCTTCATCCCCCTGCTGCGCGCCCAGTTCCCCGAGATCGTGGACTTCTGGCTGCCGCCCGAGGGGTGTTCCTATCGCATCGCCGTGGTGTCGATGAAGAAGGCCTATCCCGGCCATGCCAAGCGCGTGATGCTGGGTATCTGGAGCTATCTGCGCCAGTTCATGTACACCAAATGGATCATCGTGGTGGACCACGATATCAACGCCCGCGACTGGAAGGACGTGATGTGGGCCATCTCGACCAAGATGGACCCGGCCCGCGACATCACCGTCATCAAAGGCACGCCGATCGACTATCTGGACTTCGCCAGCCCGGAGAGCGGCCTGGGCTCCAAGATCGGACTGGATGCCACCGATAAGCTGCCGCCGGAGACGCAACGGGAATGGGGCGAGGAGATCCGCATGGATGCAGACGTGGTCGATCGCGTCTCTCAGATGTGGGACCGCCTGGGCCTGCCCGGAGACAGCACGCCCATCTGGAAGTAGGGGCTGCCCCGCCCCCCTAGTGGCCGCCGACCGCGCTCCCTCTGCGACCCTGGTTCGCATGGGTCGGATATTCGGGGTGACGGCTGATCGACGGAGCCATAGCCTGCGTCCGTGAATCGCGTCGGGGAGGGCCACGATGAGCGCGTTCGAATTCTTCTTCAGCTTTTACGGGCTGCTGCTTGGCCTGTCGGTGGCCGAACTGGTCGGCGGGTTCGCGCGGCTGCTGCATGAGCGCCACCGCGTACAGTTCGGTTGGCTGACACCATTGCTGGCCCTGTTCGTGGCCCTGGATCTGGCGACCTTCTGGAACCAGGCCTGGATGTTCTTTCGCGGAGCCCCCTTCAACCCGGCGCTGCTGTTGGTCGGCCTGGTTATCGCCGCCACCTTCTACGTGGCGGCCAGCGTGACCTTTCCTCGCGTCAATGCCGAGGGCGCGGCGACCCGCATCGATCTCGATCAGCATTTCTGGGTCCACCGGCGCCTGGTCTTCGGCTGCGTGCTGGCGGCCAATGCCATGGTGTGGGTGCTGTTGGGTTTGCTGGCGCTGTGGGACGCCGAGTGGGCCGCCATCTGGTCACCGCGCCTGGCGATCGGGGTCTGCATATTTGCCTTCGGGACGGCGACAGCCGCCTTTGCTCCGTCCCGGAAGGTGGTCGCTGCAGCGCTTCTTGTCGTTCTGGCCTATACGCTTTGGAACATGCTGCGCGCCGGGACCATGCTGATCGCCTCAGGCGCCTGGTCGCCCGCCTTGGGTGGTGGCTGAGGCTTGCCAGACAGCCCGGATCGGCCGACGAAGACCCATGCGCCCCCTCCTCTTCTCTGCGGCCCTGGCCGCCCTTGTCAGTAGCGTGAGCCCCGCCATGTCCCAAACCCTGCCCAACACCGCGCCCTGGGACCAGCCCTTCCTGCCGCCCGCCCCTGATTGGGACGGGGCCAGCCGTGCCCTCCTTCGCGATGCGTCCGACCCCTGGGTGACGGCGTTCGAAGCGGACGCCGAGCATGATTTCTCGCCCGACTACGCGGACACGCGGGCCTGGTTCGATCGGCTGGACGCCGCCTCCGACCTGATCCGCATCGAGGTGTTCGGCACCTCGCCCGAGGGACGGCCGATCTATGCCGTCGTCGCGTCCAAAGACGGCGAGACCCTTGATCCATCCAAGCCGGTCCTTCTGGCGCAGGCCGGAATCCATCCGGGCGAGATCGACGGCAAGGACGCGGGCATGATGCTGCTGCGCGATATCGCCTTCTATGGCCGTGACGACCTGCTGGACGGGGTCAATCTGATCCTGATCCCGATCCTCAGCGTCGACGGGCATGAACGCGCTTCCGCCTATTCCCGGCCGAACCAGCGCGGTCCGCGCATCCAGGGCTGGCGCAATACTGCCACCAACCAGAACCTCAACCGCGACTACATGAAGCTGGATCAGGCCGAGATGCAGGCCGTCCGGGGTCTGGTTCTGAAATATCAGCCCGACCTCTATGTGGACATCCACGTCACCGACGGCATGGATTACCAGTACGACGTGACCTACGGCTATAACGGCGAGGACGGAGCCTATTCGCGCAGTCCGGCCACAGCCACCTGGCTGGATACGGCCTTCAAGCCTGTCATGAACGCTGCCCTGGAGGCTCAGGGCCATATTCCGGGTCAGCTGGTCTTCGGGATCGACGACGCCAATCCCCGTGCGGGCCTGTCGGACGGCGGACTGGGCGAGCGTTTCTCGAATGGCTGGGGCTCGGCGGCCCATGTGCCCACCATTCTGATCGAGAACCACAGCCTGAAGCCGCACGAGCAGCGGGTGCTGGGCACCTATGTCTTCCTGGAAACCGCCCTCACGCTGCTTGCGACGGAGGGGGCCGGGCTGCGAACTGCCATTGCGGCCGACCGGGCGCTGAGGCCGGAGCAGATTCCCGCCAACTTCGTCTCCGATCCCACGCCCGTCGAGACCCGTGCGTTCAAGGGTATCCTCTATGAAACCTACGACAGCCCCGCCTCGGGCCGTCAGGAAATCCGCTGGCTTGGCCAAGCCGATCCCGAACTGTGGCAGATGCCCTTCTATGGCTCGCGGCCCAGCCTGATGCTGGACCGGCCGACCGCCTATTGGGTGCCCGCGCATCGGGCCGACCTGATCGCGCGGCTTCGCCTCCACGGCATTCAGATGGAGACCTTGGCCGAACCCCGAACCGTTCCGGTCCAGATGCTGCGCCTGAACGATCCGGTACTGGCGACACGCACCAACGAAGCGCACGTTGCCGTCACCGTAACCTCGGTCACACCGGTGGAACGCGACTGGACCTGGCCGGCCGGATCGGTGCGTATTCCGACGGATCAGCCTCTGGGGGACGTCGTGGTGCTGCTGCTGGAGCCGCAGTCCAGCGAGAGCTTCTTTGCCTGGGGCATGATCACCGAAGTGCTCAATCGGGTGGAATACATCGAGGGCTATGCCATCGCCCCGCTCGCCGAGGCCATGCTGGCGGCCGATCCTGCGCTGAAGGCCGAGTTCGAGGCCCGCTTGGCCGCCGATCCCGCTTTTGCTGCCAATGGTGACGCTCGCCTGCAATGGTTCTATGAAAGGACGCCGTTCGCCGATGATCGGTATCGGCTCTATCCGATCGCGCGAGAGAACTGAGGGTGGACATGCCCGATATGACAGCCGCTCAGGCCGCCTCCCTCTGGAGCGGTTTGCTGGTTCTGCTGCTGGTGCTGCTGTCTGTTCGCGTCGTGATGGCCCGACGATCGCATCGGGTCCTGCTCGGAGACGGGGGCGTGGCTCAGGTGACATTGGCCGGGCGGGTCTTTGGCAATGCAGCGGAATACATTCCCGCCGGCATCGCAGCCCTGGCCCTGCTGGCACTGCTCGGCATGCCAGCCATGGCCATTCACATCATCGGCGGCCTGTTGCTGGCCGGTCGCGTGGTCCATGCCGTCAGCCTGAGCGACAAACGCCCGACGGCTGGGCGGGTCGCTGGCATGGCAATGACCTTCCTGGCCCTGATCGGGGCAGGATCGATGCTGGTGGTGCACGCCTTCGTCTGAGCAGGCCGCGCGCGGTTGCAGCATGGCCCCGGTCCCGCCATATCGGGGCATGTCCGATGCCTCACCCTCGACCGCCCTCCTTCACGATCTGATCACGGCGGCCCGCAACGCCGGTGCCGATGCCGCGGAGGCCGTATCCTCTGAACGCCAGTCCCTGTCCGTCGGGGTCCGCAATGGCACTCTGGAGGATGTGGAGCGCGAGGAAGCGCGCGACCTGTCGCTGAGAGTCTTCGTGGGCCGTCGACAGGCTACGGTCTCTGCCTCGGACCTGTCGGAGGGGACCCGCGCCCGTCTGGTCGAGCGGGCCGTCGCCATGGCCCGGCTGGCTCCCGAAGACCCCTACGCCGGACTGGCCCCCGAGGATTGGCTGGCGCGCGGCCCCTTCCCCGATCTGGATCTCTATGACCCCAGCGATCAGAATGCTGAGGCTCTGGAAGCGCAGGCACGAGAGGTCGAGGCCGCGGCCCTGGCGGTGCCCGGCGTCGCCCGGTCGGAGGGAGGCCACGCCTCTGTGTCCAAGACCCGGTGGCGGCTGCTGACGTCACACGGCTTCGACGGTGTGCATCAGGGCAGTGTGTTCTCACTGGGCGCTGGCGTGATCGCCGAAAAGGACGGGGCCATGGAACGGGGCGGCGAAAGCCGGGCTCTGCGCCACCTGTCCGACATGCCGTCGCCCGTCGCCATCGGCACGGTGGCCGGGGAACGGGC
The genomic region above belongs to Brevundimonas vitisensis and contains:
- a CDS encoding MAPEG family protein, whose product is MPDMTAAQAASLWSGLLVLLLVLLSVRVVMARRSHRVLLGDGGVAQVTLAGRVFGNAAEYIPAGIAALALLALLGMPAMAIHIIGGLLLAGRVVHAVSLSDKRPTAGRVAGMAMTFLALIGAGSMLVVHAFV
- a CDS encoding UbiD family decarboxylase, whose protein sequence is MAYKSLRDFIAMLEAEGELVRVSEPVSTVLEMTEIQTRLLRNGGPAVLFEKPVMPDGSISPIPALANLFGTVKRVAMGVTLEGRTRTTAGELREVGELLAFLKNPMPPRGLREAFDMLPLAKTVMGMRPKVVKSAPVQDVVLKGEQIDLTALPVQTCWPGEPAPLITWGLVVTKGPGEDREDDFNLGIYRMQVLGKDKAIMRWLAHRGGAQHYARHKKAGKREPLPCAVVLGADPGTILAAVTPVPDTLSEYQFAGLMRGAKAELVPCKTVPLMVPAQAEIVLEGHVLLDEHAEEGPYGDHTGYYNSVETFPVFQVSAITMRRDPLYLTTFTGRPPDEPSVLGEALNEVFIPLLRAQFPEIVDFWLPPEGCSYRIAVVSMKKAYPGHAKRVMLGIWSYLRQFMYTKWIIVVDHDINARDWKDVMWAISTKMDPARDITVIKGTPIDYLDFASPESGLGSKIGLDATDKLPPETQREWGEEIRMDADVVDRVSQMWDRLGLPGDSTPIWK
- a CDS encoding M14 family metallopeptidase; translation: MRPLLFSAALAALVSSVSPAMSQTLPNTAPWDQPFLPPAPDWDGASRALLRDASDPWVTAFEADAEHDFSPDYADTRAWFDRLDAASDLIRIEVFGTSPEGRPIYAVVASKDGETLDPSKPVLLAQAGIHPGEIDGKDAGMMLLRDIAFYGRDDLLDGVNLILIPILSVDGHERASAYSRPNQRGPRIQGWRNTATNQNLNRDYMKLDQAEMQAVRGLVLKYQPDLYVDIHVTDGMDYQYDVTYGYNGEDGAYSRSPATATWLDTAFKPVMNAALEAQGHIPGQLVFGIDDANPRAGLSDGGLGERFSNGWGSAAHVPTILIENHSLKPHEQRVLGTYVFLETALTLLATEGAGLRTAIAADRALRPEQIPANFVSDPTPVETRAFKGILYETYDSPASGRQEIRWLGQADPELWQMPFYGSRPSLMLDRPTAYWVPAHRADLIARLRLHGIQMETLAEPRTVPVQMLRLNDPVLATRTNEAHVAVTVTSVTPVERDWTWPAGSVRIPTDQPLGDVVVLLLEPQSSESFFAWGMITEVLNRVEYIEGYAIAPLAEAMLAADPALKAEFEARLAADPAFAANGDARLQWFYERTPFADDRYRLYPIAREN
- a CDS encoding response regulator, yielding MSNGLNGRRVLVVEDESLVAMLLETILEDMGCTPVGPASSVAEGLTMAADEPELDAALLDVNVAGSQVFPVAAALTARGVPFVFSTGYGEGGLPDEWRGHATVQKPFTEAAIRQALMKAMGVAEA
- a CDS encoding carboxylesterase/lipase family protein, which produces MFIANLLSTVAVLMSPLPEPEAPPIVAVAQGELVGRVEDGIAAYKGIPYAEPPVGPLRWRAPRPPLAWATPRDAGSYGALCIQPPGNGDPGVGPGPMSEDCLTLNVWAPADAEGPLPVMVWIHGGGMNNGSGTATLYDGRNLARRGVVVVTVNYRLGRLGFFDHPALAAERTEDEPGGNYGMMDIVASLEWVRDNIGAFGGDPANVTVFGESAGGAAVTRLMISPKARGLFHRAVVQSGLGRDTGTPLDRPSAIGGASLQDRGLNYAWNLTTADQLRAIPAETLLTPAPSFYGGDNLVIDGQVVTRDVEPAFAAGLQAPVPFMIGTNSAEFWWMKPTDLSPYGEIDDALTFEERETLYAAYGGEAGYNAHVVSDLAFNEPARNLARLHARAGHPTYLYRFDVVPDPSPEPQHEGATHASERPYVFDNLWTTNWPMGERDQRAATAMADYWTTFARSGDPNGVGRPTWPDFREATDRLLEFTNDGPVDKPIPFAERLDLIQAYYERVR
- a CDS encoding sensor histidine kinase, coding for MSADLATAFDASPNPYVLLTPDLRIAGMNDAYLEVTNSRREDIIDRPLFAAFDSGPGEEAPENVRQVKASLEKARDTRQRDHLALVRFSIPKKGPDGKVNFEDRYWSATHTPILDAEGKVAYLLQHTNDITELERLRRQHGLNDSETISALDAMIGGNVMRRAQLVQEDNRRLETERNRLIDLFMSAPGFVAILSGPEHVFDMHNAAYGHLIGRGSVVGKPIREALPDVDGQGYYELLDSVFATGEPIEGREAPVSFQTSADGPIQERFVNFAYQPIRDADGQVAGIFVQGHDVTDSVLAAQRQKLMIDELNHRVKNTLATVQSIAMQTARSHSNPASFAETFQARLMSLSHTHDLLTRSHWEGADLKDVLKHETEAHGCHRVLANGPHLALPPAAALSLGMIFHELATNAAKYGALSTTDGRVMVDWSVSEAPERRLNLVWREIGGPAVSPPVRRGFGSRLIERNVRHDLAGEVKLSYAAEGFEAELSVPLTKGQIS